From the Halobellus litoreus genome, the window GGGCAGTCCAGCCGACGGTTCCGGTACCGCCTCCGTACCCGACGGACTCGAAGGCGACGGGCAGCGGCCGCGTGTGGGGGACCGAGACGTCGTATCGGCCGTCGAGCCCCGACGGGTCGTGGAGGACGACGCGGTCGCCGGCGCGGACGGTCCGCACGGTCCGTGACGGACTCGTCTCGACGCGGATCGTCACCCGGCCGTCGTGGTCGTCGACGAGGACCTGTGCGCGGTCGTCCAAGGCGACCCGATCGGTTTCGGGCGTCCAGCGCTCGACGCGCACCCGGCGGTCGACGACGACAGGTCGGCCGTCGTCGGGGACGTCCTCTCCCTCGCGGTCGACGAGGACCGCCTCGCCCAGCGAGACGCGTACCGAGCGACCGCGGATCGCCGGCACCGCGTCGTCGAGGTCGGCCGCGGTGAGATTCGAGACGGCGCTCGCCCGGAGCGCGTTCCGACGGCGCGTGTGCGTCGCGTCGGCGTCGACGAGGTGCGCCGCGAGCGCCTCGGCCGCGCGCGTCGCCCCGGGCTGGCGGTCCGCGTCGGCCAGCGCGTCGTTCGCGAGCGTGGCCCCGGCGACCGTCACGGTCGTCACGACGACGAGCGCGACGGCGAACCCGATCAGGTTCGCCTGCGCGCGGTCGATCCTAACCACCTCAGCGCAGTCGCTCATCGAGCCTCCTCCGCTGTCGCGTCGCCGTCGCCGAGCGTGACGCGGATCCCGTTCTCCCCGTCGACTCGGATCCACGACGGCGACGTGCTCGTCGCGGCGCCGCCGACCGCGACGTCGCCCGGGACCCCGAGACGGAGTCGGCCGCCCACCCGGTCGTCGGGGTGGACGAGCGTCAGCGTCGACACGTCACCGCGCCGTCCGGCGACGATCCGATAGGGATCGCCGTGGATCGTCTCGGGGAGCCGAACCGCGACGCGGCGGTCGATGTCGAGGACGTCGCTCGGCGGGACTGCGGCTTCCGTCCGCTCGGCGGCCGCGACGAGCGTCCGGTCGCCGAGTTCGGTTCCGACCGCTGCCCGGTAGTCGGGCGCGATTCCGCCGAAGAACGTCGCCGTCAGCAGGGCGACGAAGAGGACGCCGACGCCGAGTTCGAGCGTCTTCCCCACGACTGGGGAGAGACCGCGGTCGGACGCTCTCATCGACCCACCGCCAACTCGAGTCGGACGTCGTGAACGACGAGGTGGACCGCCCGCTCGCCCTCGAAGGACGCCACGACGCTCGGAACCCCGTCGCCGTCGAAGTCGCGACGGGTGGTCGTCGCGCCGCGGTCCCGCAGGTGTCGCTCCCACGCCGCCGGCGTCGACGTTTCGATGCCGAGTCGGTAGTCGGCGATCGGCAGACGCTGCCGGGCGGCGTCGCCGTCGGTTTCGAGCGTCACGGCGAGGCGGTGGTTCCCGGTCGAGACGCCGTCCGCGCCGCTGGCGTTCAGGACGGGCACGCCGACGTATAGTCGGTCCTCGGCGGGC encodes:
- a CDS encoding DUF7263 family protein, with protein sequence MSDCAEVVRIDRAQANLIGFAVALVVVTTVTVAGATLANDALADADRQPGATRAAEALAAHLVDADATHTRRRNALRASAVSNLTAADLDDAVPAIRGRSVRVSLGEAVLVDREGEDVPDDGRPVVVDRRVRVERWTPETDRVALDDRAQVLVDDHDGRVTIRVETSPSRTVRTVRAGDRVVLHDPSGLDGRYDVSVPHTRPLPVAFESVGYGGGTGTVGWTARTGTVERLVVTVGA
- a CDS encoding DUF7266 family protein; protein product: MRASDRGLSPVVGKTLELGVGVLFVALLTATFFGGIAPDYRAAVGTELGDRTLVAAAERTEAAVPPSDVLDIDRRVAVRLPETIHGDPYRIVAGRRGDVSTLTLVHPDDRVGGRLRLGVPGDVAVGGAATSTSPSWIRVDGENGIRVTLGDGDATAEEAR